In the genome of Streptomyces aquilus, the window TGTCTCCGCGTCCCAGGCGTCCGTCTCGGCGACCTGCCGGAAGCCGGCCTTCTCCAGGCGCTCGGCGGCGTTCGCCACGGCGTGGTACGGCGACGGGCTCGCCGCCAGGAAGGACATGAGGTCGTCGGTGTGGCCGCGGTCGAAGCGGGAGGGTTCGCTCATGGGGTTCACCTTAACGACGAAGGGGTTCACCTAGACGACGTACGAGGGCCCGCTCCCGGTGAAGGAAGCGGGCCCTCAGGAGAGCTGTGCTGATGTGTCCTAGAACGCGGCCTCGTCCAGCTCCATCAGGTCCAGCTCGACGTTCTGGGCGAGCTTGCGCGCACCCGTGACACCCGGCAGGACGTTGGCCGCGAAGAACTTCGCCGCCGCGATCTTGCCGGTGTAGAACGCCTTGTCCTTGGCGGAGGCGGTCTCCAGCTTCTCGGCCGCGACAGCGGCGCCCTTGAGGAGCAGGTAGCCGACGACGACGTCACCGGAGGCCATCAGCAGGCGGGTCGTGTTGAGCCCGACCTTGTAGATGTTCTTGACGTCCTGCTCGGTGGCCGCGAGGTCGGTCAGCATCAGACCGACGATGGCCTCCAGCTCGACGGCCGCCTTCGCGAGGTGCTCGCGGGCGCCGGCCAGCTCCTCGCCGCCGGTGCCGAGCGCCAGGAACTTCTTGATGTCCTCGGCGAGGGAGTTCAGGGCCGCGCCCTGGTTGCGGACGATCTTCCGGAAGAAGAAGTCCTGGCCCTGGATCGCGGTGGTGCCCTCGTACAGGGTGTCGATCTTGGCGTCCCGGATGTACTGCTCGATCGGGTACTCCTGGAGGAACCCGGAGCCCCCGAAGGTCTGGAGCGACTGGGCGAGCTGCTCGTAGCCCTTCTCGGAGCCGTAGCCCTTCACGATCGGCAGCAGCAGGTCGTTGAGCGCGTGCTCGGCCTTGGCGTCCTCGCCCGCGGCCTCCTTCACGGCGATCGCGTCCTGGATCGACGCGGTGTACAGCACCAGGGCGCGCATGCCCTCCGCGTACGCCTTCTGCGTCATCAGCGAGCGGCGCACGTCCGGGTGGTGCGTGATGGTGACCTTGGGCGCGGTCTTGTCGCCGAAGGCGGCCAGGTCGGTGCCCTGGACGCGCTCCTTGGCGTACTCCAGCGCGTTCAGGTAACCGGTCGACAGCGTCGAGATCGCCTTCGTGCCGACCATCATGCGGGCGAACTCGATGATGCGGAACATCTGGCGGATGCCGTCGTGCTTGTCGCCGATCAGCCAGCCCTTGGCGGGGTGCTGGTCGCCGAAGGTCATCTCGCAGGTGTTGGAGGCCTTCAGGCCCATCTTGTGCTCGACGTTGGTCGCGTAGACGCCGTTGCGCTCGCCCAGCTCGCCGGTCTCGAAGTCGAAGAGGTACTTGGGGACGAGGAAGAGGGACAGGCCCTTGGTGCCCGGGCCGGCGCCCTCGGGACGCGCGAGGACGTAGTGGAGGATGTTCTCCTCCATGTCGTGCTCACCGGACGTGATGAAGCGCTTCACGCCCTCGATGTGCCAGGAGCCGTCCTCCTGCTGGATCGCCTTGGTGCGGCCGGCGCCGACGTCGGAGCCCGCGTCGGGCTCGGTGAGGACCATCGTGGAGCCCCACTGCTTCTCCACGGCGACCTTGGCGATGTGCTTCTGGACCTCGTTGCCCTCCTCGAAGAGGATGCCGGCGAACGCGGGGCCCGAGGAGTACATCCAGACGGCCGGGTTGGCGCCCAGGATCAGCTCGGCGAAGGCCCAGATCAGGGAGCGGGGCGAGGTGGTGCCGCCGATCTCCTCGGGCAGGCCGAGCCGCCAGTACTCGGAGTCCATGAAGGCCTTGTAGCTCTTCTTGAAGGAGGCCGGGACCGGCGCGGTGTTGGTCTCCGGGTCGAAGACCGGCGGGTTGCGGTCGGCGTCCGCGAAGGACTCCGCCAGGTCGTTCTCGGCGAGACGGGTCATCTCGTCGAGGATGCTCTTCGCGGTCTCGACGTCCATCTCCTCGAAGGGACCCGTGCCGTACAGCTTGTCGCGGCCGAGCACTTCGAAGAGGTTGAACTCGATGTCACGGAGATTCGACTTGTAGTGCCCCATGGCGACGGCTCCCTGGAGAGACGGGCGAGGCACTGGATCCTCGCGCTAGTTCACGTACCGACAAGTAGCTTCGATACGATGATGCTACCCGCCGGTAATAAGCCGCAACCCCGATCCGGCCATCTGTGACGGTTCACACCGCAACGGTGAGGTTGGCGGTGTATCCGGCGTCCGTGCTCCCCTCCACGACCGCCAGCTGCCGCTCGTACCCGTCCCGGAAGACGCCGTCGCTCTCCAGGGAGAGGCTGCCGAGGTTGGCCACGCTCGCCTCGTAGCCCTCGGTGGCGTACACCGTGTCGCAGACGTCCTCGGGGAGGGCCAGCTGCGAGGTGCTGGTGATCGCCGTCGCGGCGGTGGCGTCCGCGAGGCTGTCGTAGACCTCGAAATGAACGTGCGGCCAGCGGCCCGTGTAACAGCCGGGGAAGACGCTGGTGAAGGTGACCCGCCCCGACTCGTCGGTCTCCTGCACGCCCCGCAGATAGTTCTCGTCCGCGACGCCCTCCGTATAAAGGGAGTAGCGGCCCTCCCGGTCGCAGTGCCACACATACACGGCGGCGCCCTTCCTCGGCGTACCGCAGCCGGAGTCCGCGTCCACGACGGTGAGCGTCACGGTCAGCGGAACACCCTCCGCCGTGCCGCCCGCGGAGTCGCCGAAGCTCTTCCTGATGTCGCCGCGCACGACACCGCTCTCCTTGAGGACGTTCACCCCGTTCGAACCGTCACCGGGGTACGGACCGGCCGTCTCCTCGGGGATCGGCGCGCAGCCCGGGGTCGCGGCGGAGGTGACGGCGTCGTCGTCCGCGGAACAGCCGGCCAGCGACACGAGGCCCGCCCCCGCCAGCAGCCGGATCATCCGGCGGCGGGCAAGGACGGGAAGGTCGTAGGAGAGCCCCCGGTCGTGCTCGTGGACCTCGTCATGGGCCTCGTCGTGCTCGTGTCGGTGCATGGGAACGACGCTAGGAGCGGCGGCCCCCGGAACCCAGAGCCGACGGCTGTCGAGTCGCTGTCGGTTTCCGGCCCCCTGCGAGCCTCCGCCACTCCACCCCGCTCGGTACGCTTGCGCCCATGTACGGCTACGACCAGAGCGCGGGTACGCAGCAGCAGTACGCCACGCCACAGCAGCAGATGCCGGGCGGGTACGGCCAGCAGCCGCCGCTGTACCCCGAGCCGTCCCCGCCGTCCCTCGCGGACGCGGTGCGCGCCTTCACCACCGGGCAGCTCGCCGCCGAGGACTTCCAGCAGGTCTTCGCCACGTCCAAGGTGTACTGCCCGCGCGGCGACAACCCCGGCTTCCTCGCCCTGCACAACACCCAGCAGCCGGTGATCCCGATGTTCACCTCGCTGAAGGAACTGCGCCGGTACGCGGGCAAGGAGTCCAAGTACTTCGTGATCACCGGCGCCGAGGTGATCGACCTCCTGCCGACCGGGTACGGCTTCGTCCTCGACATGGAGGGCGAGCACCGGATGGTGTTCGACGCGAAGGCGGTCGAGCAGATGGTCGAGTTCGCGATGCGGCGGATGTACGGCTGACCGCTGCCCGGCGGAGGAAAAACCTCCACGCGATTGTCACAGGCATGCCATAGAGTGCCCCCTGGCAGCCGCGCCCCGCACGTCACACCGCCTTCGGGCGGTCCGCGTCCGGGTGCCGCGCGGCGCTCTCAGTCTCCCGGCCAGCCCGGGATCTCTTGTGGGGGTTCACACCTGTGCGCATGCGCAGCACATCCACCGCGACGGCACTCGCGGTCCTCTTCAGCTCCGTCGCGCTGACGGCCGTGACGGCCGGGACGGCCTCGGCCGTCACCACCACGGTCGGCTCGCCCGGCGGCCTCGCCGTCAGCGACTCGCTCAAGCGGGTCTTCGTCGGCGACAGCGCCAACGGCCGGATCTTCGCCGCCGACTACAACGGCAACCAGGTCGACTCCGTGACCGGCGTCGAAGGCGTCTCCGAACTGGTGCTCTCCGACGACGGCAGCACCCTGTACGCCGCCCTGCGCGGCACGCACGAGATCGTGGCGCTCGACCCGGCCACCCTGGACATCAAGACCCGCTACCCCGTCGCCACCGGCACGGGCCCCGCGCACATCGCGTTCGCCGGCGGCAAGGTCTGGTTCTCCTACGGCGACCAGTGGGACGGCGACCTGGGCTCCGTGGACCCCACCGTGGACCCCGCGAGCGGCACCGACCCGGTGGCGCTCGCCCAGCTCCCGACCGAGGGCACCGGCTCCGGACTGTGGGGCCAGGCCCTCCTCGACACCGACCCGCAGCGCCCCGGCCTGCTGGCCGTCGGCGAGACCGGTGACTCCTCGGGCACCCTCGCCGTCCTCGACGTATCGGGCGCCACCCCCAAGGTCACCGCC includes:
- a CDS encoding intradiol ring-cleavage dioxygenase — translated: MHRHEHDEAHDEVHEHDRGLSYDLPVLARRRMIRLLAGAGLVSLAGCSADDDAVTSAATPGCAPIPEETAGPYPGDGSNGVNVLKESGVVRGDIRKSFGDSAGGTAEGVPLTVTLTVVDADSGCGTPRKGAAVYVWHCDREGRYSLYTEGVADENYLRGVQETDESGRVTFTSVFPGCYTGRWPHVHFEVYDSLADATAATAITSTSQLALPEDVCDTVYATEGYEASVANLGSLSLESDGVFRDGYERQLAVVEGSTDAGYTANLTVAV
- a CDS encoding SseB family protein — translated: MYGYDQSAGTQQQYATPQQQMPGGYGQQPPLYPEPSPPSLADAVRAFTTGQLAAEDFQQVFATSKVYCPRGDNPGFLALHNTQQPVIPMFTSLKELRRYAGKESKYFVITGAEVIDLLPTGYGFVLDMEGEHRMVFDAKAVEQMVEFAMRRMYG
- a CDS encoding acyl-CoA dehydrogenase, giving the protein MGHYKSNLRDIEFNLFEVLGRDKLYGTGPFEEMDVETAKSILDEMTRLAENDLAESFADADRNPPVFDPETNTAPVPASFKKSYKAFMDSEYWRLGLPEEIGGTTSPRSLIWAFAELILGANPAVWMYSSGPAFAGILFEEGNEVQKHIAKVAVEKQWGSTMVLTEPDAGSDVGAGRTKAIQQEDGSWHIEGVKRFITSGEHDMEENILHYVLARPEGAGPGTKGLSLFLVPKYLFDFETGELGERNGVYATNVEHKMGLKASNTCEMTFGDQHPAKGWLIGDKHDGIRQMFRIIEFARMMVGTKAISTLSTGYLNALEYAKERVQGTDLAAFGDKTAPKVTITHHPDVRRSLMTQKAYAEGMRALVLYTASIQDAIAVKEAAGEDAKAEHALNDLLLPIVKGYGSEKGYEQLAQSLQTFGGSGFLQEYPIEQYIRDAKIDTLYEGTTAIQGQDFFFRKIVRNQGAALNSLAEDIKKFLALGTGGEELAGAREHLAKAAVELEAIVGLMLTDLAATEQDVKNIYKVGLNTTRLLMASGDVVVGYLLLKGAAVAAEKLETASAKDKAFYTGKIAAAKFFAANVLPGVTGARKLAQNVELDLMELDEAAF